Proteins co-encoded in one Streptomyces roseochromogenus subsp. oscitans DS 12.976 genomic window:
- a CDS encoding transglycosylase domain-containing protein, whose translation MLRRVTAPRGSDAAAAGPGETRAPETTQVLRRVNAPRAAEPGDPVETTAASPAGEPSATGRTPRTSRTSHTTGTGANLAAQAAGAAGAAGAAAGQASQASPAGAATPTRGPRTGTNARRDTPRSDARASEENTTLLAATPGDGQPAGGDGGAGKKPKRPKRTGWRRIIPTWRMVFGTFIVGVLLIMGLFFVGYSMVNIPPANAMAMKQSNVYLYADGSQLARDGDINRENVSLAQVSKDAQHAVLAAEDRDFYSESAVDPKAMVRAMWNTATGKGKQSGSTITQQYVKNYYLAQEQTLTRKAKEFFISIKLDRQKSKDEIFEGYLNTSFFGRNAYGIQAAAQAYYGMDAKDLDPARAAYLAALVNAPSEYDVVAHPENKSAAVARWNYVLDGMVKKRWLSQSQRAGLKFPMPKEQTVSTGLSGQRGYLVQAVKDYLSKNNIIDSDQLAAGGYRITTTIQKDKQNAFVKAVNDQLISKLDKKNNKADNYVRAGGASVDPKTGKVVAMYGGIDYVKQYTNGATRGDFQVGSTFKPFVFTSAVQNGSTTQDGRTITPNTMYDGTNERPVQGWNGGAYAPQNEDQKSYGQINVTKATDLSVNAVYAQMAVDVGPSKVKKTAIDLGIPSGTPDLQPYPSIALGTATASVLDMAESYATLANHGQHGTYTLIDKITKDGTNEIKLPEQSVEQAVSREAADTTTSILQSVVDNGTATAAQAADRPAAGKTGTAENDTAAWFAGYTPDLATVVSVMGQDPVTAKHMGLYGALGQPRMNGGGPPTQIWAQYTHDALQDQPANDFDLQLEQGAEATQPPAATGSAQPGTNGGQSGSPTASPTGGGATMSPAGGTTGTPTTGGTTTGGSPTTGGGTTTGGTPTTGGNTTGGGTTTGGDTTGGGATGTDTTGGGTAAGGMTDGGGGTTGTAAGAGGGDPAA comes from the coding sequence GTGCTCCGGCGTGTCACGGCGCCCCGCGGGTCCGACGCGGCCGCTGCGGGCCCCGGTGAGACGCGGGCGCCCGAGACCACCCAGGTCCTCAGGCGGGTCAACGCACCCCGAGCGGCCGAGCCGGGCGACCCCGTCGAGACCACGGCCGCCTCCCCGGCCGGTGAGCCGAGCGCCACCGGCCGTACCCCGCGCACCTCGCGTACTTCTCACACCACCGGTACCGGCGCGAACCTCGCTGCCCAGGCCGCCGGCGCGGCAGGTGCCGCCGGCGCCGCCGCCGGACAGGCCTCCCAAGCGAGCCCCGCCGGAGCCGCCACCCCCACCCGCGGCCCTCGCACCGGCACCAACGCCCGCCGCGACACCCCCCGGAGCGACGCCCGGGCCTCCGAGGAGAACACCACCCTCCTCGCCGCCACCCCCGGCGACGGTCAGCCGGCCGGAGGCGATGGCGGCGCGGGCAAAAAGCCCAAGCGACCCAAGCGGACCGGGTGGCGGAGGATCATTCCCACCTGGCGGATGGTGTTCGGCACCTTCATCGTCGGCGTGCTGCTGATCATGGGGCTCTTCTTCGTCGGCTACTCGATGGTCAACATCCCGCCGGCCAACGCCATGGCCATGAAGCAGAGCAACGTCTACCTCTACGCCGACGGCTCCCAGCTGGCCCGCGACGGCGACATCAACCGCGAGAACGTGAGCCTCGCCCAGGTCTCCAAGGACGCCCAGCACGCCGTACTGGCCGCCGAGGACCGCGACTTCTACTCCGAGTCGGCCGTCGACCCCAAGGCGATGGTCCGCGCCATGTGGAACACCGCGACCGGCAAGGGCAAGCAGTCCGGCTCGACGATCACCCAGCAGTACGTGAAGAACTACTACCTGGCCCAGGAGCAGACGCTCACCCGCAAGGCCAAGGAGTTCTTCATCTCGATCAAGCTGGACCGGCAGAAGTCCAAGGACGAGATCTTCGAGGGCTACCTCAACACCAGCTTCTTCGGCCGCAACGCCTACGGCATCCAGGCCGCCGCCCAGGCCTACTACGGCATGGACGCCAAGGACCTGGACCCGGCCCGCGCCGCCTACCTCGCCGCGCTCGTCAACGCGCCCAGCGAGTACGACGTCGTGGCCCACCCCGAGAACAAGTCGGCGGCGGTCGCCCGCTGGAACTACGTCCTGGACGGCATGGTCAAGAAGAGGTGGCTCAGCCAGTCCCAGCGCGCCGGCCTGAAGTTCCCGATGCCGAAGGAGCAGACGGTCTCCACCGGCCTGTCCGGCCAGCGCGGCTACCTCGTGCAGGCGGTCAAGGACTACCTGTCCAAGAACAACATCATCGACTCCGACCAGCTCGCGGCCGGCGGCTACCGCATCACCACCACCATCCAGAAGGACAAGCAGAACGCCTTCGTCAAGGCGGTGAACGACCAGCTGATCTCCAAGTTGGACAAGAAGAACAACAAGGCCGACAACTACGTCCGCGCGGGCGGCGCCTCCGTCGACCCGAAGACCGGCAAGGTCGTCGCGATGTACGGCGGCATCGACTACGTGAAGCAGTACACCAACGGCGCGACCCGTGGTGACTTCCAGGTCGGCTCGACGTTCAAGCCGTTCGTGTTCACCTCGGCGGTGCAGAACGGCTCGACCACCCAGGACGGCCGCACCATCACCCCGAACACCATGTACGACGGCACCAACGAGCGCCCCGTACAAGGCTGGAACGGCGGTGCCTACGCCCCGCAGAACGAGGACCAGAAGTCGTACGGCCAGATCAACGTCACGAAGGCGACGGACCTGTCCGTGAACGCCGTCTACGCGCAGATGGCGGTCGACGTCGGCCCCTCCAAGGTCAAGAAGACCGCGATCGACCTCGGCATCCCCTCCGGCACCCCGGACCTCCAGCCCTACCCGTCGATCGCCCTCGGCACCGCCACCGCCAGCGTGCTGGACATGGCGGAGAGCTACGCAACCCTCGCCAACCACGGCCAGCACGGCACGTACACCCTGATCGACAAGATCACCAAGGACGGCACGAACGAGATCAAGCTGCCCGAGCAGTCGGTCGAGCAGGCCGTCAGCCGGGAGGCTGCCGACACCACCACGTCGATCCTGCAGAGCGTGGTCGACAACGGCACCGCCACCGCCGCGCAGGCCGCGGACCGTCCGGCGGCCGGCAAGACCGGTACGGCCGAGAACGACACCGCCGCCTGGTTCGCGGGCTACACCCCGGACCTGGCCACGGTGGTCTCCGTCATGGGCCAGGACCCGGTGACGGCCAAGCACATGGGGCTGTACGGCGCTCTCGGCCAGCCCCGTATGAACGGTGGCGGCCCGCCGACCCAGATCTGGGCCCAGTACACGCACGACGCGCTGCAGGACCAGCCGGCCAACGACTTCGACCTCCAGCTGGAGCAGGGCGCCGAGGCGACGCAGCCGCCCGCCGCGACCGGCTCGGCTCAGCCGGGCACGAACGGTGGCCAGAGCGGCAGTCCGACCGCGAGCCCGACCGGCGGCGGCGCGACCATGAGCCCGGCCGGCGGCACCACCGGCACCCCCACCACCGGCGGGACGACCACCGGAGGATCCCCCACCACCGGTGGTGGCACCACGACCGGCGGCACCCCCACGACCGGAGGCAACACGACGGGCGGGGGCACGACCACCGGCGGTGACACCACGGGTGGCGGCGCGACCGGCACGGACACCACCGGCGGCGGTACGGCCGCGGGCGGCATGACCGACGGCGGCGGAGGCACGACAGGCACGGCCGCCGGCGCGGGAGGCGGCGACCCCGCCGCCTGA
- the bcp gene encoding thioredoxin-dependent thiol peroxidase yields the protein MSERLQPGDVAPAFTLPDADGNEVSLSAHKGRKVIVYFYPAALTPGCTKQACDFTDNLDLLAGAGFDVIGISPDQPEKLAKFREKESLKVTLLADPEKKVTEAYGAYGEKKNYGKTYLGVIRSTIVVDEEGKVERALYNVRATGHVAKIIKDLGI from the coding sequence ATGAGTGAGCGACTCCAGCCGGGGGACGTGGCCCCCGCCTTCACCCTCCCGGACGCCGACGGCAACGAGGTGTCCCTGTCCGCCCACAAGGGCCGCAAGGTCATCGTCTACTTCTACCCGGCCGCCCTGACCCCCGGCTGCACCAAGCAGGCCTGCGACTTCACGGACAACCTGGACCTGCTGGCCGGCGCCGGCTTCGACGTCATCGGCATCAGCCCGGACCAGCCGGAGAAGCTGGCGAAGTTCCGCGAGAAGGAATCCCTGAAGGTGACCCTCCTCGCCGACCCGGAGAAGAAGGTCACCGAGGCCTACGGCGCCTACGGGGAGAAGAAGAACTACGGCAAGACGTACCTGGGCGTCATCCGCTCCACGATCGTCGTGGACGAGGAGGGCAAGGTCGAACGGGCCCTCTACAACGTCCGTGCCACCGGCCACGTAGCCAAGATCATCAAAGATCTGGGCATCTGA
- a CDS encoding SGNH/GDSL hydrolase family protein, giving the protein MTRRQGYAVLSALVALVVAVSAAIYLTVAADHGAARSALADDRPHHGSSAAPASTGTWVGAWSTSPVGGEPGTETEGLAGHSVRNVVHTSTGGTSARITLSNLYGQTPLTLTHASIALSAGDGTAAADPDSMGRLTFNGATSVVIPPGEQVVSDAVRLAIPHDSDVLITTYSPTPSGPVTYHPYARQTSYLADGDATEDATGTPYTEQTPHWRYLTSLDVLSNEADGTVVVFGDSITDGITSTTGANHRWPDILAARLRGALESGRQVPRYSVVNEGISGNQVLADGLGRPAENQSGLGRFGRDALSRPGVKVVVIDLGVNDILRNPQLADPNSIIAGLRTLVREAHARGLKAVGATLMPFQGHRSYSPAREAVRQQVNARIRAGGVYDAVVDFDKALRDPYDPRRLRPDDDSGDHLHPSDRGFSRMAEVFDLNMLKGAGQAEL; this is encoded by the coding sequence GTGACCAGGCGACAGGGCTATGCGGTGCTGAGTGCGCTCGTCGCGCTGGTCGTGGCCGTGTCCGCCGCGATCTACCTCACCGTGGCGGCCGACCACGGCGCCGCACGCAGCGCTCTCGCCGACGACCGCCCGCACCACGGCTCCTCCGCCGCCCCCGCCTCGACCGGCACCTGGGTCGGCGCCTGGTCCACCTCCCCGGTCGGCGGCGAACCCGGCACCGAGACCGAGGGGCTCGCGGGCCACTCGGTGCGCAATGTCGTGCACACGAGCACCGGTGGTACGAGCGCCCGGATCACGCTGTCCAACCTCTACGGCCAGACCCCACTGACCCTCACACACGCCTCGATCGCGCTGTCCGCGGGCGACGGCACCGCCGCGGCCGACCCGGACTCGATGGGCCGCCTCACCTTCAACGGCGCCACCAGCGTGGTCATCCCGCCCGGCGAACAGGTCGTCAGCGACGCCGTACGCCTCGCCATCCCGCACGACAGCGACGTCCTGATCACCACCTACTCGCCAACCCCCTCCGGCCCGGTCACCTACCACCCGTACGCCCGGCAGACCTCCTACCTCGCCGACGGCGACGCGACCGAGGACGCGACCGGCACCCCGTACACCGAACAGACCCCGCACTGGCGCTACTTGACGTCCCTCGACGTCCTCAGCAACGAAGCGGACGGCACGGTCGTCGTGTTCGGGGACTCCATCACCGACGGCATAACGTCCACCACCGGCGCCAACCACCGCTGGCCGGACATCCTCGCGGCCCGGCTGCGCGGCGCGCTGGAGAGCGGCCGGCAGGTGCCGCGCTACAGCGTCGTGAACGAGGGCATCAGCGGCAACCAGGTCCTCGCCGACGGACTCGGCCGGCCCGCCGAGAACCAGAGCGGGCTCGGCCGCTTCGGCAGGGACGCGCTCTCCCGCCCCGGCGTCAAGGTCGTCGTCATTGACCTCGGCGTCAACGACATCCTGCGCAACCCTCAGCTCGCCGACCCGAACAGCATCATCGCCGGTCTGCGCACACTCGTCCGCGAGGCGCACGCCCGCGGTCTGAAGGCTGTCGGCGCCACGCTGATGCCGTTCCAGGGCCACCGCAGCTATAGCCCGGCCCGGGAGGCGGTGCGTCAGCAGGTCAACGCGCGGATACGTGCCGGTGGCGTGTACGACGCGGTCGTCGACTTCGACAAGGCGCTGCGCGACCCCTACGACCCACGCCGGCTCCGCCCCGATGACGACTCCGGCGACCACCTCCACCCCAGCGACCGGGGCTTCAGCAGGATGGCCGAGGTGTTCGACCTGAACATGCTCAAAGGCGCGGGGCAGGCGGAGCTGTAG
- a CDS encoding DMT family transporter: protein MAWILLIVAGLLEVGWSIGMKYTEGFTRLVPSLFTGAGIVASMLLLSYAAKSLPIGTAYGVWVGIGAAGAAVLGMVVLGEPVTAARIFFVCLLLVAVVGLKATSGH from the coding sequence ATGGCCTGGATTCTGCTGATCGTCGCCGGTCTGCTGGAAGTCGGCTGGTCGATCGGGATGAAGTACACGGAGGGCTTCACCCGGCTGGTGCCCAGCCTGTTCACCGGCGCCGGGATCGTGGCCAGCATGCTTCTGCTGTCGTACGCCGCGAAGTCTCTGCCCATCGGTACCGCCTACGGCGTGTGGGTCGGTATCGGGGCGGCCGGTGCGGCGGTGCTCGGCATGGTGGTGCTGGGTGAGCCGGTCACCGCCGCCCGCATCTTCTTCGTCTGTCTGCTGCTGGTCGCCGTGGTGGGGCTGAAGGCGACCAGCGGGCACTGA
- a CDS encoding DUF3618 domain-containing protein, which produces MADTSDTRTPAQIEADIKRRREVLAETLDEIGVRVHPQTIIGDAKAKVVANVDHTIGRAYVQVNRVVSEVRARFVDEEGALRMERVVPVALVAVGVVGLLAMGSRRRKG; this is translated from the coding sequence GTGGCGGACACGTCGGACACCAGAACCCCGGCGCAGATCGAGGCGGACATCAAGCGCCGCCGTGAAGTGCTGGCCGAGACGCTCGACGAGATCGGGGTGCGGGTCCATCCGCAGACGATCATCGGGGATGCGAAAGCCAAGGTCGTCGCCAACGTCGACCACACCATCGGCCGGGCGTATGTACAGGTCAACCGGGTGGTGAGTGAGGTCAGGGCGCGGTTCGTGGATGAGGAGGGCGCCCTGCGGATGGAGCGGGTCGTGCCGGTCGCGCTGGTCGCGGTCGGTGTCGTCGGGCTGCTCGCCATGGGCTCCCGGCGACGCAAGGGCTGA
- a CDS encoding DUF445 domain-containing protein, with amino-acid sequence MEPTETETTASAPATATARGVSYRTMTAFTPADEERRRGVCRMKLTATGLLLFVALVYVLAKLAGHQGAGPWAGYVAAAAEAGMVGALADWFAVTALFRHPLGLPIPHTAIIPTKKDQLGVSLGEFVGENFLSEDVVRQRLRAVGIGSRLGAWLAEPEHADRVTAELATALRGALTVLRDSDVQAVVTEAVTRRANTQEIAPGLGKLLEGIVADGGHRRVVDLVVTRAHDWLVLHRDEVMVAVEGGAPGWTPRFVDRKVGERVYKELLRFCAEMRDMPAHPARGALDRFLTDFASDLQSDTDTRARVERLKGEVLGRGEVQDLIASAWTAVRSMIVAAAEDERSELRLRVRAALLSLGARMASEPKVQEKVDSWVEGAAVHVVTTYRKEITSLITDTVAGWDAEHTTRKIEAHIGRDLQFIRINGTVVGSLAGLLIYVVTRTLGA; translated from the coding sequence ATGGAACCGACCGAGACGGAGACGACGGCGTCGGCACCGGCGACGGCGACGGCGCGAGGCGTGTCGTACCGCACCATGACGGCCTTCACCCCGGCCGACGAGGAGCGCCGGCGCGGGGTGTGCCGTATGAAGCTCACGGCGACGGGTCTGCTGCTGTTCGTGGCGCTGGTCTATGTCCTGGCCAAGCTCGCCGGGCACCAGGGCGCCGGGCCCTGGGCCGGGTATGTGGCCGCGGCCGCCGAGGCCGGCATGGTCGGCGCCCTCGCCGACTGGTTCGCGGTCACCGCGCTGTTCCGGCACCCGCTCGGGTTGCCCATTCCGCACACCGCGATCATTCCCACCAAGAAGGACCAGCTGGGTGTCTCACTCGGCGAGTTCGTCGGTGAGAACTTCCTCTCCGAGGACGTCGTACGGCAGCGGCTGCGCGCGGTCGGTATCGGCAGCCGGCTCGGGGCCTGGCTGGCCGAGCCGGAGCACGCGGACCGGGTGACGGCGGAACTGGCGACCGCGCTGCGCGGCGCGCTGACGGTGCTGCGGGACTCGGACGTGCAGGCGGTCGTGACCGAGGCCGTCACCCGGCGGGCGAACACCCAGGAGATCGCCCCGGGCCTGGGCAAGCTGCTGGAGGGGATCGTCGCCGACGGCGGGCACCGGCGGGTGGTGGACCTGGTGGTGACCCGGGCGCACGACTGGCTGGTGCTGCACCGGGACGAGGTGATGGTGGCGGTGGAGGGCGGCGCCCCGGGCTGGACCCCGAGATTCGTGGACCGCAAGGTCGGCGAGCGCGTCTACAAGGAGCTGCTGCGTTTCTGTGCCGAGATGCGGGACATGCCCGCGCATCCGGCGCGCGGCGCGCTGGACCGCTTTCTCACCGACTTCGCCTCCGACCTGCAGTCCGACACGGACACCCGGGCGCGGGTGGAGCGGCTCAAGGGCGAGGTGCTGGGCCGTGGCGAGGTGCAGGACCTGATCGCGTCCGCCTGGACGGCCGTACGGTCCATGATCGTGGCGGCGGCCGAGGACGAGCGGAGCGAGCTGCGGCTGCGGGTGCGGGCCGCGCTGCTGTCGCTGGGCGCGCGGATGGCATCCGAGCCGAAGGTGCAGGAGAAGGTCGACAGCTGGGTCGAGGGCGCGGCGGTGCACGTCGTGACGACCTACCGCAAGGAGATCACCTCGCTGATCACCGACACGGTCGCCGGCTGGGACGCCGAGCACACCACCCGGAAGATCGAGGCTCACATCGGCCGCGACCTGCAGTTCATCCGGATCAACGGCACGGTGGTGGGATCACTGGCGGGACTGCTGATCTATGTGGTGACGCGCACGCTGGGGGCGTGA
- a CDS encoding GroES family chaperonin: MLHDRVLVKQDTGEGERRSGGGILIPATAAVGRRLAWAEVVAVGQNVRTVEPGDRVLYDPEDRAEVEVRGVAYVLMRERDLHAVAADRFEGSEDSTGLYL; encoded by the coding sequence ATGCTGCACGACCGCGTTCTGGTCAAGCAGGACACGGGCGAGGGCGAGCGGCGATCGGGGGGCGGCATTCTGATTCCCGCCACCGCCGCGGTCGGACGCCGGCTGGCCTGGGCCGAGGTCGTGGCGGTCGGCCAGAACGTACGGACCGTGGAGCCCGGCGACCGCGTTCTGTACGACCCGGAGGACCGGGCCGAGGTCGAGGTGCGGGGTGTGGCGTACGTGCTCATGCGCGAGCGCGATCTGCACGCCGTGGCCGCGGACCGCTTCGAGGGGTCGGAGGACTCCACGGGGCTGTATCTGTAA